The proteins below come from a single Methanothrix thermoacetophila PT genomic window:
- a CDS encoding deoxyhypusine synthase, which yields MLMDRVRQLSVKPGMSVDELVRGMEGCGFGARRLAHAAEIYQEMVEEDYRKFFTLAGAMVPAGMRNLISDLIRRGMIDVLVTTGANLVHDIVESFSHHRLGYLEADDSELRRSGISRIYDVYITDDDFVRFEELVQNLLPDREAPISGRDLLAEIGSGIDDRRSILRSASDCGVPVFCPAITDSMIGLQAWLHRQTKKLNIDVLEDVREIVDICYESERAGILMVGGGVPKNFALQSMLVTPNSFRLAIQLTTDHPEAGGLSGATLSEAISWGKIDPEGKHVTVYGDATITLPLLVASVITRIEERCERN from the coding sequence ATGTTGATGGACCGTGTTCGGCAGCTTTCTGTAAAACCTGGGATGAGCGTGGATGAGCTGGTGAGGGGCATGGAGGGCTGCGGCTTCGGCGCACGCAGGCTCGCGCATGCCGCTGAGATCTACCAGGAGATGGTGGAGGAGGATTACAGGAAGTTCTTCACCCTCGCAGGCGCGATGGTGCCCGCAGGCATGAGGAATCTGATCTCAGATCTCATAAGAAGGGGGATGATAGATGTGCTCGTCACGACCGGAGCGAATCTGGTGCACGATATCGTGGAATCTTTCAGCCATCACCGTCTGGGGTATCTCGAGGCGGACGACTCTGAGCTGAGGAGATCTGGAATATCAAGGATATATGATGTATACATAACAGACGATGACTTCGTCAGGTTCGAGGAGCTGGTCCAGAACCTGCTTCCAGATAGAGAAGCTCCGATCTCTGGAAGGGATCTACTGGCAGAGATAGGATCGGGGATAGACGACAGGAGATCGATACTCAGAAGCGCCAGCGATTGTGGTGTTCCAGTCTTCTGTCCTGCAATAACAGATTCGATGATAGGGCTCCAGGCATGGCTCCACAGGCAGACGAAAAAGCTGAACATAGATGTTCTTGAGGATGTGCGTGAGATAGTCGATATATGCTACGAATCAGAGAGGGCTGGAATACTCATGGTCGGTGGGGGGGTTCCAAAGAACTTCGCACTGCAGTCGATGCTTGTGACCCCGAACAGCTTCAGGCTCGCGATCCAGCTCACAACAGATCATCCAGAGGCAGGGGGACTCTCAGGCGCGACGCTCTCAGAGGCGATATCCTGGGGAAAGATAGATCCAGAGGGGAAGCACGTCACAGTCTACGGGGACGCGACCATAACGCTTCCGCTGCTTGTCGCATCTGTAATCACCAGGATAGAGGAGAGGTGTGAGCGTAATTAG
- a CDS encoding Tfx family DNA-binding protein, giving the protein MNSRGFLTERQIQVLRLRRSGMSQEEVAALLGTTRANVSILEKRAMQNIDRALETLKQWKMIHAPVAVSIPEGTDLFALPGIIFREADTRGLKLPVNSIDILAGLKEIAPHLTRRRLIERSFDIYVTEDGEIYVEETGGSRASRSM; this is encoded by the coding sequence ATGAATTCGCGCGGGTTTCTCACTGAGAGGCAGATCCAGGTCCTGCGCCTCAGAAGGAGTGGGATGTCGCAGGAGGAGGTGGCTGCTCTCCTTGGCACGACCAGAGCGAATGTCAGCATCCTGGAGAAGAGGGCGATGCAGAACATAGACCGCGCACTTGAGACATTGAAGCAGTGGAAGATGATCCACGCGCCTGTTGCCGTCAGTATCCCTGAGGGCACAGACCTCTTCGCCCTTCCCGGGATCATATTCAGAGAGGCCGACACGAGGGGATTGAAGCTGCCGGTGAACTCAATAGATATCCTGGCGGGATTGAAGGAGATCGCCCCGCATCTCACCAGAAGGCGACTCATTGAGAGGAGCTTTGATATCTACGTCACAGAGGACGGGGAGATCTATGTCGAGGAGACGGGTGGGAGCCGTGCATCCAGATCAATGTGA
- a CDS encoding ABC transporter permease, with product MDEIARGFIRAVELIIELNPEVIEVTLRSFLIALTSVTIASLINVPLGSLIHFHHFPGRSGLINLIQTLYSIPTVTVGLFVFLLISREGPLGGYGLLYTPYGMIIGQTVLITPVILGLTISALSSVSEDIRDTAVSLGADRFQTMWTVIVEARGPVLAAVLLGFGRALSEVGVAMMIGGNIRGYTRVLTTAIALETSMGNLEISIALGLILISIALVVNTVVGRLQGW from the coding sequence TTGGATGAGATTGCAAGAGGTTTCATCAGGGCTGTTGAGCTGATAATCGAACTGAATCCGGAGGTGATCGAGGTCACGCTCCGCTCATTTTTAATCGCACTCACCTCGGTCACCATCGCATCTCTGATCAATGTGCCTCTTGGAAGCCTGATACATTTTCATCACTTCCCGGGGAGGAGTGGTCTGATAAATCTCATCCAGACCCTTTACAGTATACCCACAGTGACCGTCGGACTCTTCGTCTTCCTGCTTATCTCAAGGGAGGGTCCACTGGGGGGCTACGGGCTTCTATACACTCCTTACGGGATGATCATCGGTCAGACTGTTTTGATAACGCCCGTAATCCTCGGGCTCACGATATCGGCTCTGAGCAGTGTAAGTGAAGATATTAGAGATACGGCCGTCTCGCTCGGCGCCGACAGATTTCAGACGATGTGGACGGTGATAGTGGAGGCGCGGGGACCTGTGCTTGCAGCAGTCCTCCTCGGCTTTGGAAGAGCCCTCTCGGAGGTGGGCGTCGCGATGATGATTGGTGGGAACATAAGAGGATACACAAGAGTTCTCACAACAGCGATCGCTCTCGAGACATCCATGGGGAACCTGGAGATATCAATAGCTCTCGGCCTGATTCTGATCTCGATAGCTTTGGTGGTGAACACAGTGGTCGGCAGACTCCAGGGGTGGTGA
- a CDS encoding ATP-binding protein, which produces MPRIDQQEGETLEFKRQWTDRALEDLAALANTRGGTLLVGIRDDGEIVGTTVDDREVQRITNLIASHLGVTPSIQVVDMKGRPVIEIQVEPAAGLVSYGGRYLRRVGTTNRDYSPDELARHILERSGRTWDGLPSEWGLDEVNREALANFARLARPKLPYLDAENPEQTLQNLDLLSDGRLKNAAVLLFGKRPQRLFPLAQVRVGLFRGNEILDSHDFQGTLWQQLEGVMERFRQVLKVRFEIKVEEPTLEGLRRKEVWEYPLEALREAVVNALIHRDYTYPADIQIRLEEGRLEVWSPGELPPPLTPEALYGPHSSVLRNPLIAQAFYFAGVIERWGTGTTRIIRLCHEQGFLEPEFAHWQGGLRVTFLQDPYTLERLRALGLNERQIQAVLYVKEHGKITNREFRAFTGVSDEGARLDLKRLVELGILKPRGKGRSAYYALRRVGD; this is translated from the coding sequence ATGCCCAGAATCGACCAACAGGAGGGAGAAACGCTGGAGTTCAAGCGCCAGTGGACCGACAGGGCCCTGGAGGACCTGGCGGCTCTCGCCAACACTCGAGGCGGAACGCTTCTTGTCGGCATCCGGGACGATGGCGAGATTGTGGGGACGACGGTGGACGACCGGGAGGTCCAGCGAATTACGAACCTCATCGCATCCCATTTAGGCGTCACGCCCTCCATTCAGGTGGTGGACATGAAAGGCAGACCAGTCATCGAAATTCAAGTGGAACCGGCGGCTGGCCTAGTCTCCTACGGCGGTCGGTATCTCCGCCGAGTAGGTACGACGAACCGGGACTACTCCCCGGATGAACTGGCCCGACACATCCTGGAGCGCTCGGGACGCACCTGGGATGGCCTCCCCAGCGAGTGGGGCCTGGATGAGGTTAATCGCGAAGCCCTTGCCAACTTCGCCCGCCTGGCCCGGCCTAAGCTCCCTTATCTCGACGCTGAAAACCCCGAGCAGACCCTGCAGAACCTCGATCTCCTGAGCGACGGCAGGCTCAAGAACGCCGCGGTGTTGCTCTTTGGAAAACGCCCACAGCGGCTCTTTCCGTTGGCTCAGGTGCGCGTCGGACTTTTCCGGGGTAACGAGATTCTGGACAGCCACGACTTTCAGGGCACCCTCTGGCAACAGCTCGAAGGCGTCATGGAGCGCTTCCGGCAGGTGCTCAAGGTGCGTTTCGAGATCAAGGTCGAGGAACCGACGCTTGAAGGACTCCGGCGCAAGGAAGTGTGGGAGTATCCGCTGGAGGCCCTGCGCGAGGCGGTGGTGAATGCCCTCATCCACCGGGATTACACCTATCCGGCGGACATCCAGATTCGTCTGGAAGAAGGCCGCCTTGAGGTCTGGAGTCCGGGTGAACTTCCCCCACCCCTGACGCCGGAGGCGCTTTACGGTCCGCACTCGTCGGTGCTCCGCAACCCGTTGATTGCGCAGGCTTTCTATTTTGCCGGTGTCATCGAACGCTGGGGCACGGGCACCACGCGCATCATCCGCCTCTGTCACGAGCAGGGGTTTCTGGAGCCTGAGTTCGCCCACTGGCAGGGCGGCCTCCGGGTGACCTTCCTGCAAGACCCTTACACACTGGAGCGCCTGCGGGCGCTGGGCTTGAACGAGCGCCAAATCCAGGCGGTGCTTTATGTGAAGGAGCACGGGAAGATCACCAACCGAGAGTTCAGGGCATTTACGGGCGTCTCCGATGAAGGGGCAAGGCTTGATCTCAAGCGCCTGGTGGAGTTGGGCATCCTGAAACCTCGCGGCAAGGGGAGAAGCGCTTACTATGCCCTGCGGAGGGTTGGCGATTAG
- a CDS encoding ABC transporter ATP-binding protein: MRTIQLEGVSIEKNGRQILTDINIEVRTGETLGIIGPTGAGKTTLLRVMDLIDLPSKGRVLFKGEAPKNEGERLAARRRIGVVFQRPVMLRGTVYDNVAYGLRIRRLSKDEIDERVEAALSDVGLKGYERRPAKVLSGGEMQRVALARALAISPELLLLDEPTANLDPRTSYVIEELISRAKMRGMTTVVSTHDLPQAVRLADRIVIIMDGRVVSSGSADLLLNSDSDDVRAFLHAGMLRPVDWRFIHEFARVSH, translated from the coding sequence GTGAGGACGATACAGCTTGAAGGCGTCTCCATCGAGAAGAACGGCAGACAGATACTTACCGATATCAACATTGAGGTCAGGACAGGCGAGACGCTGGGCATAATCGGCCCAACAGGCGCTGGAAAGACGACGCTGCTGAGAGTGATGGATCTCATCGATCTTCCGTCAAAAGGTCGCGTGCTTTTTAAAGGCGAAGCTCCGAAGAACGAGGGCGAGAGGCTGGCAGCCAGGCGCCGGATCGGCGTGGTCTTCCAGCGGCCTGTCATGCTCCGGGGCACTGTTTACGATAACGTGGCTTATGGTCTCAGGATACGTCGTTTATCGAAGGATGAGATCGATGAGAGGGTTGAAGCTGCTCTCTCTGATGTCGGTCTCAAAGGATACGAGAGAAGGCCCGCAAAGGTCCTCTCAGGAGGGGAGATGCAGAGGGTGGCTCTCGCAAGAGCTCTCGCGATATCCCCTGAACTTCTGCTTCTCGATGAGCCGACCGCCAATCTCGATCCCAGAACATCTTATGTCATAGAAGAGCTGATATCCCGTGCGAAGATGAGAGGAATGACCACAGTGGTATCTACCCATGACCTGCCCCAGGCGGTGCGTCTGGCTGACAGGATTGTGATCATCATGGATGGCAGGGTGGTCTCATCCGGATCCGCGGATCTACTCCTGAACTCTGATTCTGATGATGTGAGGGCGTTCCTGCATGCAGGAATGCTGAGGCCTGTGGACTGGAGGTTCATTCATGAATTCGCGCGGGTTTCTCACTGA
- a CDS encoding substrate-binding domain-containing protein gives MALLLCMVSAGETDERLRIATTTSLYDTKLLDTLESRFEEKYGIEVDVISGGTGFALEQGRRGDVDLLLVHDKAREYEFIAEGYGTERRCFAYNYFYIVGPADDPAGIKGTNASEAFRMIADAGEKNSNVRFVSRGDNSGTHAREKLLWKSAGIEPSGSWYLESGQGMGATLIMVDEKRAYTLTDMSTYMAFAGNLSLVPLVTESEELLNVYAAIPVSASEHLDDAERFVEFLLSQEGQEIIAGYGKDIYGRALFYPAAGHCTEIGCNATECPGEMVSAFG, from the coding sequence GTGGCACTGCTGCTCTGCATGGTCTCCGCAGGAGAGACAGATGAGAGGCTGAGAATCGCGACGACAACGAGCCTTTACGACACAAAGCTTCTAGATACTCTCGAGAGCCGGTTTGAGGAGAAGTACGGAATAGAGGTTGATGTGATCTCTGGTGGGACAGGATTCGCGCTTGAGCAGGGAAGGCGCGGGGATGTGGATCTCCTCCTGGTCCATGATAAGGCGAGAGAGTATGAGTTCATAGCTGAGGGCTACGGCACTGAAAGGAGATGCTTCGCGTATAACTACTTCTACATCGTCGGCCCTGCCGATGATCCTGCGGGGATAAAGGGCACGAACGCATCTGAGGCGTTCAGGATGATAGCAGATGCTGGAGAGAAGAATTCAAACGTGCGGTTCGTCTCCCGCGGCGACAACTCTGGGACGCATGCACGCGAGAAGCTGCTCTGGAAGAGCGCCGGCATCGAGCCGTCCGGAAGCTGGTACCTGGAGTCGGGTCAGGGGATGGGTGCGACGCTGATCATGGTAGATGAGAAGAGGGCGTACACGCTCACAGATATGTCGACGTACATGGCCTTTGCGGGCAACCTGAGCCTCGTGCCGCTGGTGACGGAGAGCGAGGAACTTCTCAATGTATATGCTGCAATACCTGTATCAGCCTCCGAGCATCTGGATGATGCGGAGAGGTTCGTGGAGTTTCTTCTCTCCCAAGAGGGACAGGAGATCATAGCCGGCTACGGAAAGGATATCTACGGGAGAGCGCTGTTCTATCCAGCCGCAGGTCACTGCACGGAGATCGGATGCAATGCCACAGAATGTCCAGGAGAGATGGTGAGCGCATTTGGATGA
- a CDS encoding EH domain-containing protein, which produces MRSLLALLSVLIFIQGSAISQQVEDIYSNIDSCDVTVSGNVSGSHLQADLTRSGVPLSSYVLPLDAPGTLIISWNLSDPDVGAYEACASVTRSGEVLARRCYSFYHGGEVPVRFDVRDFLADSSGIHMLIYAADPAIVDIYYMLISGNRAVYVYRDRSVKIAGGRGVPTFIEWKWPVLLNAGETYTGRAKIVELPDGQTRAFMNRFVAVENARITETYEDEMGASATVLGTSRVPFRGSLRFVLSNGTELEVVEKKTPVLLDGDDESVEISWNRTLDPGIYHLKVVLLNSSGAVVDIRESVIEAEPVIRRGSNESSESKSSASAPAMAGLIAMLTIRQIIRRRGRAG; this is translated from the coding sequence ATGAGATCGTTGCTCGCGCTCCTCTCAGTTCTGATCTTCATCCAGGGGTCTGCTATCTCACAGCAGGTGGAGGACATCTATTCGAATATCGATTCATGTGATGTGACTGTATCTGGCAATGTGTCTGGCTCTCATCTCCAGGCCGACCTCACGCGCTCCGGTGTTCCTTTGAGCAGTTACGTGCTTCCACTGGATGCTCCCGGCACTCTGATAATCAGCTGGAACCTGAGCGATCCGGATGTGGGGGCATACGAGGCCTGCGCCAGCGTGACCAGAAGTGGAGAGGTCCTGGCGAGGAGATGCTACAGCTTCTACCATGGAGGAGAGGTCCCCGTCAGATTTGATGTCAGAGATTTTCTGGCAGACTCTTCCGGCATACACATGCTCATATATGCAGCGGATCCTGCGATCGTTGATATATATTACATGCTCATATCCGGAAACAGGGCTGTATATGTTTACAGGGACAGATCGGTGAAGATCGCGGGCGGCAGAGGCGTGCCGACGTTCATAGAATGGAAGTGGCCAGTGCTGCTGAATGCTGGAGAGACGTACACGGGGAGAGCGAAGATAGTCGAGCTGCCCGACGGCCAGACGCGTGCCTTCATGAACAGATTCGTCGCTGTGGAGAACGCCAGGATCACCGAGACATATGAAGATGAGATGGGCGCATCTGCGACGGTTCTCGGCACATCAAGGGTGCCGTTCCGGGGAAGCCTCAGGTTCGTTCTGAGCAATGGTACAGAACTGGAGGTTGTCGAGAAGAAAACCCCGGTACTGCTCGATGGTGATGATGAGAGCGTGGAGATATCCTGGAACAGAACACTAGATCCTGGAATCTACCATCTAAAAGTGGTGCTGCTGAACAGCAGCGGAGCTGTGGTGGATATCAGAGAGAGCGTTATAGAGGCAGAGCCAGTCATCCGGAGAGGGTCAAATGAGAGCAGTGAGAGCAAGAGCAGTGCCTCTGCTCCAGCTATGGCTGGCCTGATTGCCATGTTGACGATCAGACAGATCATCAGAAGAAGGGGCAGAGCAGGATAG
- a CDS encoding right-handed parallel beta-helix repeat-containing protein, translating into MRLVLCAIMLILLIPSEGRVIRVDDDGGADFSSIQDALALAGDGDIIEVMSGVYAESVNITKSVCVRGVDSGEGLPVLDGGGLDGFVASSDGVNVSEFIITNASAWGAAGIRVLSENALISRCNVSDSFAGVLLLGGNGSVVDCNVTECHFAGIVAASSRNTVKMNRAHENNNAGILILRSDENLVEGNDASYNLGSGIKVYKSNDCVVRNNTADTNDYGIVLSESHRCTVEGNILENNDYGIYPYLSSTNTISRNTARTNDYAVYLYSSWNNTITENDLRMNDAYGILIYYSDNNTISSNDLRSNEIGGLSVRGSRGNRLCGNMMGDSPYSLHIEDAEFNIAEGNRISNGETGIILERSMNNTLSGNTISETLTGISVSSGRGNIIEGNNLTGCRLGIEANASIGSIISANIIERCDLCVHLLHSPASRLEGNIIRQGSSGVLVEASDGFAAVDNTFDGVPRAITITASHGSRVSNSSITGADTAILVNSSEEVVVEGNSMSNSTEGIRLLASYDTEIAGNVITGAKNGIILDESNENTIEENNISRCNSGITLSRSWRNVLMMNNISYNTNGLVLDEGMYPIESSENQIYLNSFVQNRNDVVSYISSNFWSSPTSIRYIYRGRSFESRMGNYWHGLEGEDRNGDGILDSGRSVGLEDDPYPLAEPPERYRVLSGV; encoded by the coding sequence ATGAGGCTCGTTCTTTGTGCAATCATGCTGATTCTCCTCATTCCGTCTGAGGGGCGCGTGATAAGGGTCGATGATGACGGCGGCGCTGATTTCTCCAGCATTCAGGATGCTCTTGCCCTGGCAGGGGATGGCGATATAATAGAGGTGATGAGCGGGGTTTATGCGGAGAGCGTGAACATAACAAAGTCAGTATGTGTGCGAGGGGTCGACTCAGGAGAGGGCCTTCCTGTCCTGGACGGAGGCGGCCTGGATGGTTTTGTTGCCTCATCAGATGGCGTTAACGTGAGCGAATTCATCATAACGAATGCGAGCGCGTGGGGCGCAGCGGGCATCAGGGTTCTCTCAGAGAACGCGCTCATATCAAGATGCAACGTGAGCGACTCGTTCGCTGGTGTTCTCCTGCTAGGCGGGAACGGATCTGTTGTTGATTGCAATGTAACCGAATGCCACTTCGCCGGAATTGTGGCTGCATCCTCTCGTAATACCGTGAAAATGAACAGGGCACATGAGAACAACAATGCCGGTATCCTCATTCTAAGATCAGATGAGAATCTCGTGGAAGGCAACGATGCGAGCTACAACCTCGGAAGCGGGATAAAGGTTTACAAATCAAACGATTGTGTTGTAAGAAACAACACTGCAGATACTAATGATTACGGGATAGTGCTCTCCGAGTCTCATAGATGCACTGTTGAGGGCAACATCCTCGAGAACAACGATTACGGCATATACCCATACCTCTCCTCCACGAACACCATATCCAGAAACACCGCGAGGACGAACGATTATGCTGTATACCTTTACAGCTCCTGGAATAACACCATCACAGAAAACGACCTCAGGATGAATGATGCATACGGAATTCTGATATACTATTCAGATAATAATACGATCTCATCGAATGATCTGAGATCAAACGAGATCGGCGGGCTGAGCGTGAGGGGTTCCAGAGGCAACAGATTATGCGGAAACATGATGGGCGACAGCCCATATTCGCTCCACATTGAGGACGCGGAGTTCAATATCGCAGAAGGAAACCGGATAAGCAATGGCGAGACTGGAATCATTCTTGAGAGGTCAATGAACAACACTCTCTCCGGCAACACAATCTCTGAGACGCTTACAGGGATATCGGTCTCATCTGGCCGAGGGAATATCATTGAAGGGAATAACCTCACGGGATGTAGACTCGGCATAGAGGCGAACGCATCCATCGGGAGCATAATATCAGCGAACATCATCGAGAGATGCGATCTGTGCGTTCATCTCCTCCACTCTCCGGCCTCCAGGCTCGAGGGCAACATCATCAGGCAGGGCAGCTCAGGGGTGCTCGTCGAGGCGTCCGATGGTTTTGCAGCGGTCGATAACACGTTCGATGGTGTGCCCAGAGCAATTACCATCACTGCATCCCACGGCTCCCGGGTATCGAACAGCAGCATAACCGGAGCTGACACCGCGATTCTCGTGAACTCCTCTGAAGAGGTGGTGGTGGAGGGCAACAGCATGAGCAACTCCACTGAGGGCATCAGGCTCCTCGCATCATATGATACAGAGATCGCCGGGAACGTCATCACAGGCGCTAAGAACGGAATCATCCTGGACGAATCGAATGAAAACACAATCGAGGAGAATAACATCTCGAGATGCAACAGCGGGATCACGCTCTCACGCTCCTGGAGGAACGTTCTGATGATGAATAACATCTCATACAACACCAACGGCCTGGTGCTGGATGAGGGCATGTATCCCATAGAGTCAAGCGAGAATCAGATCTACCTCAACAGCTTCGTTCAGAACAGAAACGATGTCGTCTCATACATATCGAGCAATTTCTGGAGCTCTCCCACGAGCATTCGATACATCTATCGCGGCAGGAGCTTCGAGAGCCGGATGGGCAACTACTGGCACGGTTTGGAGGGGGAGGACAGGAACGGCGATGGGATACTGGACAGTGGCAGGAGCGTTGGCCTCGAGGACGACCCCTATCCGCTCGCAGAGCCTCCGGAGAGGTACAGGGTGCTCTCAGGCGTGTGA
- a CDS encoding restriction endonuclease subunit S, with the protein MNRPSEQTSERAPHLPDGYRLTELGPLPAHWRVVRLGEVAQTTSGGTPQRDKLEYYGGHIPWIKSGELDDRDIFAATEQITELGLQNSNAKMFEPGTLLIAMYGATAGKVGILQIPAATNQAICAILPKEPKVFIERFLFYAFIYLRGTLLA; encoded by the coding sequence ATGAATAGGCCGAGCGAGCAGACCTCAGAGCGTGCGCCCCACCTTCCCGACGGCTACCGCCTGACCGAACTCGGCCCCCTGCCCGCGCACTGGCGGGTGGTGAGGTTGGGGGAGGTGGCACAAACTACATCAGGCGGAACCCCCCAAAGGGATAAGTTGGAATATTACGGTGGACATATTCCTTGGATAAAGTCAGGGGAATTGGATGACAGGGATATATTTGCAGCTACCGAACAAATCACCGAATTAGGGCTTCAGAATAGCAACGCAAAAATGTTCGAGCCTGGCACACTTCTAATTGCAATGTATGGTGCAACAGCGGGAAAGGTTGGTATTCTCCAGATACCAGCGGCTACCAACCAAGCGATTTGCGCGATTTTGCCCAAAGAGCCGAAAGTTTTCATTGAACGGTTCTTGTTCTACGCTTTTATTTATTTGCGCGGCACTTTACTTGCTTAA
- a CDS encoding type I restriction-modification system subunit M encodes MPLDISTLETWLWDAACAIRGPLDAPKFKDYILPLVFLKRLSDVFEDELDRLAEEFGSRDVATRIVEDERERGTIANSRGSVRFYIPERARWSNIRKQTTGLGQYLTDAVRAVARENPRLRGVIDLVDFNATAAGQHIVPDEYLAKLVNVLSRHRLGLRDVEPDILGRAYEYLLRKFAEGQGQSAGEFYTPREVAVLMARILEPEPGMTVYDPACGSGGLLIKCHLRLLETRGEQQNGHRRLPPEHAPLRLFGQEINPTTFAMARMNAVIHDMEADIRLGDTMRNPAFRDATGRLMTFDLVTANPMWNQDFPTEVYENDPYERFRFGVPPSSSADWGWLQHMLASLNERGRMAVVLDTGAVSRGSGNQGSNRERDIRRAFVENDLIEAAILLPENMFYNTTAPGFIIVVNRRKRRPGEILLINASKLFAKGRPKNYLADEHIETIARLYHDWRAEEGLAAVITNEEAARNDYNLSPSRYVASNDKEEVLALEDAVVLLREAEEERAQADRKLNEVLKALGLT; translated from the coding sequence GTGCCGCTTGACATATCTACCCTGGAAACCTGGCTCTGGGACGCGGCCTGCGCCATTCGCGGTCCCCTGGACGCTCCCAAGTTCAAGGACTACATCCTGCCGCTGGTTTTCCTGAAGCGGCTTTCCGACGTGTTCGAGGACGAACTTGACCGTCTGGCCGAGGAATTCGGCAGCCGGGATGTAGCGACGCGCATCGTGGAGGATGAGCGCGAGCGCGGTACCATCGCAAATAGCCGCGGCTCGGTACGCTTCTACATCCCGGAAAGGGCCCGCTGGTCCAACATCCGCAAGCAGACCACGGGGCTCGGCCAGTACCTGACCGACGCGGTGCGGGCGGTGGCCCGCGAAAACCCGCGGCTGCGGGGCGTCATTGACCTGGTGGACTTCAACGCCACCGCTGCCGGCCAGCACATCGTGCCCGATGAGTACCTCGCCAAGCTCGTGAATGTGCTCTCCCGCCATCGTCTGGGGCTGCGGGACGTGGAGCCGGACATCCTGGGACGCGCCTACGAGTACCTGCTGCGCAAGTTCGCCGAAGGCCAGGGGCAGAGCGCGGGCGAGTTCTACACCCCGCGCGAGGTGGCGGTGCTCATGGCCCGCATCCTGGAGCCTGAGCCCGGCATGACCGTATACGATCCGGCCTGTGGCTCTGGCGGCTTGCTCATCAAGTGCCACCTGAGACTGTTGGAAACCCGCGGGGAGCAGCAAAACGGCCACCGCCGCCTGCCGCCCGAACACGCACCCCTGCGCCTCTTCGGCCAGGAGATCAACCCCACCACCTTTGCCATGGCCCGCATGAACGCAGTCATCCACGACATGGAGGCCGACATCCGCCTGGGCGACACCATGCGCAACCCCGCGTTTCGCGACGCCACCGGTCGGTTGATGACCTTTGACCTGGTCACCGCCAATCCCATGTGGAACCAGGACTTTCCGACCGAGGTCTATGAGAACGACCCCTACGAGCGCTTCCGTTTCGGTGTGCCTCCCTCATCCAGCGCGGACTGGGGCTGGCTGCAGCACATGCTGGCCTCACTGAACGAGCGCGGCCGCATGGCCGTGGTGCTGGATACGGGCGCGGTCTCCCGCGGGAGCGGCAATCAGGGCTCGAACCGCGAGCGTGACATCCGCAGGGCGTTCGTTGAGAACGACCTGATAGAGGCCGCGATCCTGCTCCCTGAGAACATGTTCTACAACACCACCGCCCCAGGGTTCATAATCGTGGTCAACCGCCGCAAGCGCCGCCCGGGGGAGATTCTGCTCATCAACGCCTCCAAACTGTTCGCCAAGGGGCGGCCCAAGAACTACCTGGCCGACGAGCACATCGAGACCATCGCCCGGCTGTACCACGACTGGCGGGCCGAGGAAGGCCTCGCGGCGGTCATCACCAACGAGGAAGCCGCCCGAAACGACTACAACCTTTCGCCGAGCCGCTACGTGGCCAGCAACGACAAGGAGGAGGTTCTGGCGTTGGAAGACGCGGTGGTCCTCCTCAGGGAGGCCGAGGAAGAGCGAGCCCAGGCCGACCGGAAGCTGAACGAAGTACTGAAAGCCTTGGGACTGACTTAG